Sequence from the Fragaria vesca subsp. vesca linkage group LG4, FraVesHawaii_1.0, whole genome shotgun sequence genome:
CAACTGAACCCAAATCCGACATAACATAAAAACAAAACTCACAATCAAAAGCAAACAGTTAATAACTTACTCTTGAGCTCATCAAGCCAACGACCGACACTCTCAAACGTTGTCCGGCGAGTGATATCATACACAATGAGAGCTCCGACGGCGCCGCGGTAGTAAGCAGAGGTGACGGCCCTGAAGCGTTCTTGGCCGGCAGTGTCCCAAATCTGAGCCTTGACTTCTTTGCCGTCGATTTCCATGCTCTGGGTCTGAAACTCCACTCCTATAGTGGCCTTGGAGTGCGCGCTGAACTCGTTCCGGGCGTAGCGAGAGAGCAAGTTGGATTTCCCGACGGCAGAGTCGCCGATGATGACGATCTTGAAGAGGTACTCCTCCCCTGATCCCTCCTCGTCTGAAGACGACATGTCGTGTTAGCTAGCTTTCTTCTAAGTTGTGGGTTTTCTGGGTTCAAGTGAATTCAAGAACGTGGGAAAAGCAGAGCCGAGGAGACAGGGATGGGAAGAGATGGAAATGCAAAGGAATGATGATGTATTGAGCTGGCAGACGACATACTGCGCATGTAGTGCCTTCCTTTTCGATTTTCTTTTTCTTTATTTTTAATTTTCGAATTTATATTCTCTGCTTTTCGTCACAAATAGATTTGCTATTGCCGATACTGCGATAGAGGTAACAGTTAATCATAAATGGCGGCCAGGGTAAAGTGCTCAGATAATGTTGAGAGATTAATGTAGATGTTTTTAAGTATCACATTAGTGTCAAGAGTCCAAAGATAAATCCGGCATTGGTCGGATGTGGGTACATAAAATGCGCAGTGTTTGAAAACGGGGAAGCATTTTTTTCATAAAGTTTTTAAAAACAAGTATATTTTAGAAGTAATTATCTTATGTTCTACGTTGAAATAGGGAACTCATAACTCAAATAAAAATAAGGGTAAAAGCTTAAAATGGTACTTGAACTATTGGAACATACAAATTTTATTTACTGGAAATGGTACCTCAAGTATTAATTTGTTACCTGATATGGTACCTTCGTTAATTTTTCCGTTAAATCACTATGAAAGACATTTTTTGGTACCTATAAACTTTTTCACTCCAAATAAAAATTGCCCCTATATATATATATATGTAAATTAGCAAAAAAATATACTAATTAAACTCAAAAACATATTATTAGTATTTTATCCATAAATATTTCTTTACATAAAAATAGGTCTACAACTTTGTTCTAATTATAACGAAAGTCCAATATAGAGTAACAACGTAATATAATTCTAATTATTTATAAGCAAATTGCTTATAAGAGAAATAATAGATATAAATATTATGTTTTTAAAGGAAAATATAATGTATTTAAGAATTATAGTGGTAATTTGTTTATTAATTTAATTAGTATACATCCGCTCGTTTACGGTTTACCTATCGATCATAATCAAATAATGGGTGTCATTTGAGGTAAAAAAAATATATATATAAGTATCGAAAAATCCATTTCGCAATAGCTTAGATACCATTTTGGGTATTTATACCATTTAAATATATGCCACGTAGGCAACATTAACGAAAAGACTAACGGAGGTATCATACCAGGTACAGAGCAATAATTGAGGTACCATTTCAAGTAGAAAAAAAAATCGTAGGTACCAAAAAATACCTTTCACAATAGTTCAGGTACCATTATAGGTTTTTACTCTAAAAATAACGATTAATTTACTTAAGAATTGAATTTTGTTTAATCCTTATGGTTTGAAATCGACATCTGTTCAGTCTTTTTGGTTTTATTTTATCTGTATGATCCTTAAAGTCACGATTTTTCATCCAAATGGTCTTTCTGGCAATTTTGTTTCTATTAGAATACTGAGGTGACCGTTAAAGATATTGTAATTTTTAACAGACAAGTCAGCAATTTAACATTGTATGTAAGCTAGTATAGTGTGAAATTTCACAGATTAAAACAGATGCATGATTTCTTCTTCCGTGATTTGCACGCCTCAAGCAGCCCTATATGGTTGAAAGCTGTAACATTTCAACTAAATTTACACTTCAACGATGCTCCCTGCCTCCCTCGAATGCGCTTCGAGTTAGGATGGCTCCCTCGAATACGCTTCAAAAGGCATTTTAAAACATTGATCTGTATCCACGATACAAAAAGACGATAAAGGTTAGAGAATATGACACTTGCACCCGGTGCGACCAATGGAAGGTGAATGAACTGAATACACAATAAATGGCTGAAACGAATTAACAAAGTCGACTTCCATTTTTTCCGTTTTCGATTACAAAAGTAACAAACAGAAACTACAACAGAAAACCTCTAGAAACTCCCCTTCCCTGCTTACCCAAATGGAAGGTTGGGACATTGAAAGGGAAAGACAGTTAGACCAGATCAGTGGAGAAGAACTAGAATGACCGAGAGAAGCAAGACGATGCGCAACAAAATTTGACTACCTTGATGAGCCACAAAAACAATAGTTGCTTCATTATGTACAACCTTTTTCCAATGGTACAAAGAAGATATAAATCACTACAAAATATGCAAGGACAATTGTTGTCCTAAACGTTTGAATCTACATTTCTACATAAGAAATTATGCAGTCTAACGTGATAATGCATGCAACAAACTAGTCTAGCTTTGGCCCCTTCTACCTTCTTGAACCATTTTAACTCTGGGCCTTTGTAGCTCCCTTATTCTAATTCTTCACTGTCATTAGGTAATGTTACGTGGATGGTTTGCACCCGCAAGTGCAGCCTTCAAGATCTTTGTAAAGATTCTGCCAGATGCGGGAAAATTAGAACAGATGATATAAAAGTTACTTGAGGAAAGCATAAATGGGTGTACATACAAAGCTCATAAATACAAAAATCCTCATTCGATGTCTGAATGCTCATTTATCATTTTCTTTGGCAGAGGCAATCCAAACTTCATTTGATATATCAACTTACACTCATTTGGCCTGCTCTTAAGTACATTACAGGCTTATTTTTCATAAGTTATCATTATCTTTTTATTAAAATCATAAATACATAGTTTCTGAACTGATAAATGGAAGTATGGAACCATGTTCTAAAACACTTGTTCTGAAAATCATTTTGAAAACAGATATCAGAGATTATCTTTCGAGATGATTTCAAGCTTTAAACCCACACAAACACTCCCACGAGTACATGCACTAAACGAGTTCATAGTGGATTTACCAGAAACACCCTTTTTATTTATGGAAGAACTTTTCGTGCTTACTCAAGAATGACTTGACAAAGCTTCTAGAAGAAGCGCTTTNNNNNNNNNNNNNNNNNNNNATATCTTCCCCAAGTAGAAGACATATGGTAATGCTCCACATTGTAAAACAATAAGCATTTCAGAAATTAAGTGAGATATAATATCCTATACACCTGGCCTTGATTTTCTCCAAGGATATAATAGCATATGGTATGTGTGTGTGTGTGTGTGTGTGTATAAATTAGGTGATCTTTGTGTGTTAATCTATGGTAAGAAATGCAATCTATACTATGTGCTCTCTGTTTCTCACAATAGAGTTGTGAATCACAAACCTGAACTTGATTTTGTAGGCCCTTGATATGTTGCACAGCCAAGTCCAACATGTCGGCATAGCTTGTTTGCTGCAATAATAGTTGAAGCGATTATAAGATATGGTTCATCTTCAGGATTCATCAAAGGTTAGTCACATGTTCCACACAGTTATCTCCATATGGAATTAAAGCTGAAATGTACTAGCATAGTAACATTGGCTCCTAAATGTAGTGCCCCAAATAAACATCAATAATACTGTTACACGTACATCAATGCAGAGCAAACATTTGCAGAAAGCAATCCTATTGGGATACTACCCAATTGAAGTATCTTGAAGTATATACAAAAGAATGTATGTATTTCTCGTTAGACATGTTTACCTTCACATATTTATTTGATCATTTAGTACAAACCCTAAATAACAAAATCACAACTTAATTTATAGCATTCGTAAATCAGAAGGATAGTTTAATTGGGAGAACTTGTTGAGATCAGTAGTGTACAAGCGAATGTTACCACTACATAAAACAACAAGAAACAAATGACAATGAAAACTTTTTAATAGAAGTCCTTGACTGACTAAATTAACAAAGGAAATGAGAAAGAGAAAAGCAACTAAGAGTTCACTTAGATCTTACATGTTAGGCCCAAAGATACAAGATTTTACATGTCATATAAGAAGTGATGTCAGCAAATTTTGGAAATACAAATCACCAGTTTTTCATGCTTATACATGACACCCTATTATGCATCCCGCAATCTCATCAACTATAGTGTAGCTTAAACTAACTTTCCTTTTCATGAAGCATAACAACATAGGTATTTGAGAACCAACTTAGTACAACTTTAAATTATCAGAATCCTTTCACAGCTGCTGCAACTTTAAATTCCTATTCCAACTTGTAAATCACTTTATTTTTACAAAATTATTTTGTTTCTCCGTTTATAAAAGCCAAACTGGTTTGTGTTGCTTCAAGGAGAAGTTAATCAGTCTTTTGTAGGTTCAACATCACCTAATACTTTTAACAAAATTAAAAAAAAAAAAAAAAATATTATATCTCCACTAAAGCATGTAAATGTACTCATTCATAAAGCATGAAAGTATACAATGGGCCAAATGGATTTTCACTGAACTGAACTGAAAAGCTAAATATGTAACATGCACTTACAAGACCTTAAGATTCATTAACAAAAGCTTTTTTTCATTGAAATTAGCTAGTGTTACTTAATACCAAAACTTTGGACCAGGAATTCCAATGCATCTTCTACATTTACTACAAAGAACACATAGAAAGTTATTATAACGTCAAAATGCAGAAAACTGCATGTAGGGCACATATATGTCAAGATAATACATAAGTTCATGTCATTACATTCAACAATCCAGATCTCAGAGATTCGTAGTTTTTACCTTATCCATGTTAGGAACAAGGTCTTGCAGTTTCTTTAACTTCCCACTTATTCTAGTTCTTCTCTCCTGTAACACAAACAAAAGACAAAGATTAAATAACTACGAATTAATATGAAATGCCACCTCTATGAATATAGGCGACATGACCAACTTTAACATGCAAGACATTTGTCAACACTGATGAGTGATAACATTCCAGGTATTATTTGGAGAAAAGTAATTCCCAAGTGATAATTATATAAATGATACAAAGGAGATATATGGGTGTGAGTGTTTTCACCTTGTTATGTCCACCTTCAAGCATTATGCTCTCTTATACAAACATATTATTACGGCGGCCCTAGTGTTCTCTCTGCTACAGAACAAGCAACCATCTAATTAATCCCCTGTTCCACCAACACTAAGATTAATCCCATGTTCCACCAACACTAAGACTCTGCTTCCTTTTCTGTTTAATCTTAAGAATGCCAACTGCAAAGACTGGCATGTTGAACCACCTGAACTCTATATGGTTCAGTAATATCAAGTGCTCTCATTTCTTAGAGGTGGAAAGATAAAATTGCTGGAAACTCATCCATTAACCAATGAGATTGGGTGAAGAGATCCAGAATCTTGTATATTATTATGAATGGCTTAACATGTAGAACTATATTATCCAACAATAGAAGCCAATCTCTCATCTACTGCAAAGCTGGTTGGGTTGTAAACTATAGTTTATCTAATATATTTGTTGTTCTTGGAGGGGCGTATAGAATTGGTTCCTTCAGAGACTGTTTTTCAAATATGCCGAATTACTCTTGTAAAAGACCACATTCTGTTTGCAGCATTACATCTCAGTTTTCAATCATTGCGCAAATAGTATAGCTGGATGAATATGACATAATCCTACTGCCAACTGAATCACCCATTCAAAACTTTAATTGTTATTACTACAAGTTAGTACTTATTGTAAATATTGCCACTCTCTATGTACTTCATTAACTTATCATGAGTTAAGTAATTCAAACAATTAAGAAACATGTTACTTTGGCACAAGGTTTTATTTTCATTTTTACTTTATCATTTTGATAAAAATAGTGTCAAACCATTAATGTAAAGAGAGTCAAAATTGTACACGGTTAATACTGTTTGTAATGACCAGATGAAAGAACGAAGAACATATCATGCAACTAGACTCATTTCAAGTACCACTAGTATGATAAGTTTAAGAACAAAAGACTCGCTTAATCCTCAATTCTTCATAACTTGTGCTGGCAGTGAGGCTTCGCATATTCGATCCAATACCATCTATTCACAGCTCTAGAGCAGAGGCTCTTGCTGTTATAAGTTGAAGAAGGGTCTTACATCTGGCTTAGCACTAAAACTAAAACCTCAAACAACAACTGGCATACCTTGGCGGAGAGTGGAGAAATATACAGTCAGCCCTTTGACTAGTTTTCAACATATATTAGACTCCATATGTTTCTGATTCAAACAATCTCACCCGAAGAATGGGTATGAAAGTCCTACAATCCAATTCTGCAATACATATGTAGCCTAATTGTAAGTGGAAATTAAAAGATCAAGCATCAATAGTCCAGTGAACACTTCAAGTTCAGACTTCTTTCGGGATTTCATCAACATCCCTTCTTTGTGACTGTTAACTTTCAATGTTATAAACAACTAGATTATTTTTCTTCTCTAAAAACGTAGGATCAAATAGCAACACCTCTCACCTACTAGAAACATTTCATACAAAAATTACCAGAAAAGAAAAACAACAGACAACACTTCATATTGATAATGCACAACGACTCCAAACAACAAAGACACAGAGAGAGAGAGAGAGAGAGAGAGAGAGAGAGAGAGAGAGATATACAANNNNNNNNNNNNNNNNNNNNNNNNNNNNNNNNNNNNNNNNNNNNNNNNNNNNNNNNNNNNNNNNNNNNNNNNNNNNNNNNNNNNNNNNNNNNNNNNNNNNNNNNNNNNNNNNNNNNNNNNNNNNNNNNNNNNNNNNNNNNNNNNNNNNNNNNNNNNNNNNNNNNNNNNNNNNNNNNNNNNNNNNNNGAGAGAGAGAGAGATTCAATAAAACTTTGCAAAATGATCAAGAAATTTTTCTGCATAAAAAATGTGAACTATCAATGCTGTAATATAAGTTGCAAATAGCTTTTATGATTTGTCCAATGACAGAGACTTGGATTCTATACCTTGTTTAGTTAACCAGGGTCTCTCCATCTCCTAAAGCAATATTATCGAAATAATTGTGACACTGGAAAGAAGGCATGATAACTCAAAGCCTACCTCAACCAGAAATCAATGTGGAGAATACAATTTAAGCAAGGGATGTATTCTCTAAGCAACTAAATGGATGTATTCTTTATTTTGTGTTATGCATGTTGTGAATAATCAGATTATCTTTTTAATGTTATGCAAGCTGTAAATAATCAGATTAACTCTTTAATGTTACTAACCCTCTCAGCAATGCTTCTGGGATGTGTCGCACAGCCACGCTTAGCACGGATTTTGCAAGGAACTGAATCTTCAGGGATGTGTAGTAGTTTCTCTACCGTTGCCATTTCTAAAGTTGTCTGGGGCAGGCTAAACTGAAATA
This genomic interval carries:
- the LOC101314647 gene encoding ras-related protein RABA5e-like encodes the protein MSSSDEEGSGEEYLFKIVIIGDSAVGKSNLLSRYARNEFSAHSKATIGVEFQTQSMEIDGKEVKAQIWDTAGQERFRAVTSAYYRGAVGALIVYDITRRTTFESVGRWLDELKTHSDTTMAMMLVGNKCDLENIRNVSVEEGKSLAEAEGMFFMETSALDSTNVDKAFELVIREIYSTVSRKVLNSDTYKAELSVNRVSLVSNGAEGSKKSQGYFSCCSR